The DNA sequence CTTCCCGTACTTTAGCACCGATTGCCGCAACTCCAGTAAGTTTTTCTTCACCATCAAAAAGTGGCAGCTTCGCCATGATCATGTCTTCTCCGTCACCCATTCGAAATCTGCCGTTCCAGTCCCCACGCCTGCTTCTCAGTACTTCCTCGAGATGAATTCCGGGGAATACATCTTCTGCCTTCATTCCAAAAATGTCGTTTTTACTGATTGCTATTTCAACAGCTTCTTTATTTGCAGCCTGAATACGTCCCTGCTCGTCTGCTGTCAGAAAAAAAACTGGAAATTGCTCAAGTAGCCATTGATAAGGGGGAGTTTGCCTTTTATCCACTTTTTCACCTCCACCATGCAAGAATTTGCTTGTTTTTATCATATACAACCATGCAATTATTAGCAAGTAATAGCCTTCATTCGGTTTTTTTCTTAATTGGTTGACTCTTTTAAGATTTCAGTATGATTTAATAGATAGTTTTGCTATAATCATTGATAGGTTTAACGATTTCAAGGAGATTGCAAATGAATCGATTTATGGCTCTCATGTTACTTTTTTTACCTGGCATCGCCGCAGCAATAGGCATCAAGCTTATGCGTGATGCACTTTTTGGAGAATATAGCCGATTCCTGTTACATGCGGGCGTGCAATTTTTTGCCGGCATGGTTCTTTTCATTGGCGGGCT is a window from the Aciduricibacillus chroicocephali genome containing:
- a CDS encoding DUF2627 domain-containing protein, yielding MNRFMALMLLFLPGIAAAIGIKLMRDALFGEYSRFLLHAGVQFFAGMVLFIGGLVFVGGFIVYRDRKNNRHAQNHRQ